The region CAATTTAGATTGAAAGCCCCTTCTCCCTCTGGGAGAAGGCTGGGATGAGGGTAATATCTCATCCTACCTTCTATTTAATTTATTTAACCTCTCCCTAACCCTCTCTTGCGCTAAACCTTCAAGCAATGCTTAAAGTTAGCTCAGGAGAGGGAATTCTTGATCTACTCTACGGGTTAATATACAGAGAGAAAAGAACTTTTCAGGAAGAATTACGCCCCTAGCAGGCTCTGACCACATACACGAACTACGTTGCCATTTAAACCTGTAGAAGCTGTTGAAGCAAACATCGCAATCGTTTCAGCCACATCGACTGGTAAGCCACCTTGGCTCATTGAATTCATACGGCGGCCAGCTTCACGAATTGCGAATGGAATCGCCGCAGTCATTTGAGTTTCAATAAAGCCTGGAGCAACGGCGTTAATGGTAATACCGTCGTTTAAAGTTGGGGCTGTATATTTCACAATACCCACTACACCCGCTTTAGATGCTGCATAGTTAGTCTGACCCAGGTTACCCGCAATACCAGAGATTGAAGATACACAGATAATACGGCCATTCGCGTTCAGACCATCATGAGACAAGAGATAGTCATTTACACGTTCGATCGCAGACAGGTTGATATTGATCACCAGATCCCACAACTCAGGCTTCATGTTCGCCAAAGTCTTGTCACGGGTAATACCAGCATTGTGCACAATGATATCCAGACCACCCTGTGCAGCTGCTGCAGTTTTGATTTTCTCACCTGCATCTGCAGCAGTAATATCAATCGCCAAGGTAGAACCACCGATCTCAGCTGCTACACGGTCAAGATCCGCTTGCTGTTGCGGAACATCCAGACAAATCACATGCGCGCCATCACGTGCCAGTACATGGGCAATGGCTTCACCAATACCACGGCTAGCCCCTGTGACTACAGCTGTCTTACCTGCTAGAGGTTTAGTCCAGTCCACATCTTGAGTCGCTGCTTGAGATACGCGAATCACCTGACCAGATACATAAGCAGAACGTGGAGAAATCGCAAAGCGTAGTGCGGATTCGAGATTAGCCTCAGCACCATTGTCCACATAGATCAGATTCGCTGCGATACCTTTCTTGAATTCTTTACCAACTGATTTTACAAAACCTTCAAGCGCACGTTGTGCAATCGCCTGCTTCACTGAAGTTGCTGATTCAGGTGTTGTCCCTACAATCACAACACGACCAGATGCCTGAATTTGACGCGCGATTGGATTAAAGAAGTCATATAAGGCTTTTAAGTCGTCCGCATTCTGAATACCGGATGCATCAAATATTGCCACTTTAAATTTTGATTCTTTGTCGCCCTGGTTAAACGCACCCA is a window of Acinetobacter sp. ASP199 DNA encoding:
- a CDS encoding 3-oxoacyl-ACP reductase, with the translated sequence MTDQYQAFAKSPIGKFVIKNLGLPSPTFLERYDAATPVVKGAVLVGAAPGSTLTGSIAQVLANIHANSYAGNNAELQQAAAQVGLNLGAFNQGDKESKFKVAIFDASGIQNADDLKALYDFFNPIARQIQASGRVVIVGTTPESATSVKQAIAQRALEGFVKSVGKEFKKGIAANLIYVDNGAEANLESALRFAISPRSAYVSGQVIRVSQAATQDVDWTKPLAGKTAVVTGASRGIGEAIAHVLARDGAHVICLDVPQQQADLDRVAAEIGGSTLAIDITAADAGEKIKTAAAAQGGLDIIVHNAGITRDKTLANMKPELWDLVININLSAIERVNDYLLSHDGLNANGRIICVSSISGIAGNLGQTNYAASKAGVVGIVKYTAPTLNDGITINAVAPGFIETQMTAAIPFAIREAGRRMNSMSQGGLPVDVAETIAMFASTASTGLNGNVVRVCGQSLLGA